The following nucleotide sequence is from Acidovorax radicis.
CAAGCCACCCCGCGCCACACCTACGGACGCCAGCGAGACTGCCCCTGGGGCTGCAAGCCAGTGCTCGTGGCAATGGTCAGTCACCGCACCCATCGCGGCCCATACCAGGTCGGCGCTTCAACCCGCCTCTAAAGCCTGAAAAAACTGTCTTTTACCCACTATATTCAACTTTTTCGGCCTGTTGGTCGATAACTAGAGGGAAAGCAACCCTTGCAACATCACCCGGAGATCAGCATGGTCACGCCTTCTATGGGATTCCCCCGCACTGCCACACCGGCAGCCGCCAACCCCACCAGCACTGTGGCCCCGTCCGTGAACAGTGCGTCGTCGGCCCAAGAGGTGAAAGGGACGAAGGAGGGGCAAGGGGCGGCGCAGAGGGCCCAGTCACCCACGTCAGCCAACAACACCTCGGCCAGTGACCTGCGCAGCCAGCAGAACGCACAAATCCTGCAAGCGTCGATGGATGTATCCATCCAGTCGGGCAATTCGTCGCTGACCTTGCTGTACCGCACAGCCATTGACCGCATCAATGAATTTCTGACCGCTGAGTTGGGGCCGAATGCCATTGGCACCGCCGACGCGCCAGACGCAAGCCCCGAGGCAACGGCGGGCCGCATTCTGTCTTTGTCTACCGCTTTCTATGACGCGTTTGCAGCGCAGCTTCAAAACAAGGGCAAGGACCCCGACGCGCTGGCGAAGGATTTTGTCGGTCTGATCCGTGGCGGCTTTGAACGCGGTTTTGGCGAAGCCAAAGATATCCTGAGCGGCTTGAACGTATTGGGAGCAGACAGCCCCATCGAACAAGGCATCAACAAGACTTATGCGCTGGTCATGAAGGGGTTCGACGATTTTCTAGCGAGCAAATTGACGCCCAAACCTGCAGAGGACAAGTCGCCACCAAAAGACAACAAAGACAGCCCTGCGACCTGATGCCCCAGGGGCATTTGGCGCCCGCCCAGGACCCAGCACGCGCGAATCAAGGGTGTCGGCGCCTCATCCCGGGCGCTGCCGATCATAAAAAAACCCGCCGAAGCGGGTTTTTAATTCGGATCACCGAAGCTTCAGGCAGCAACGCCCTTGGCAATCTCTGCGTACTCTTCGATCTGGTCGAAGTTCAGGTACTTGTAGATCGAGGCCCCATCCTTGTTCACGATGCCCATGGCGTCGTGGTACTCGGCCACCGTGGGGATCTTGCCCAGCTTGGACGCGATGGCGGCCAGCTCGGCAGAGGCCAGGAACACGTTGGTGTTCTTGCCCAGGCGGTTGGGGAAGTTGCGGGTGGATGTCGACACCACGGTAGCGCCTTCGCGCACCTGTGCTTGGTTGCCCATGCACAGTGAGCAGCCGGGCATTTCGGTGCGGGCACCAGCAGC
It contains:
- a CDS encoding DUF5610 domain-containing protein, which produces MVTPSMGFPRTATPAAANPTSTVAPSVNSASSAQEVKGTKEGQGAAQRAQSPTSANNTSASDLRSQQNAQILQASMDVSIQSGNSSLTLLYRTAIDRINEFLTAELGPNAIGTADAPDASPEATAGRILSLSTAFYDAFAAQLQNKGKDPDALAKDFVGLIRGGFERGFGEAKDILSGLNVLGADSPIEQGINKTYALVMKGFDDFLASKLTPKPAEDKSPPKDNKDSPAT